One genomic segment of Hemibagrus wyckioides isolate EC202008001 unplaced genomic scaffold, SWU_Hwy_1.0 Contig22, whole genome shotgun sequence includes these proteins:
- the LOC131350125 gene encoding uncharacterized protein LOC131350125, with amino-acid sequence MTCYHFRCWKELYEGDLPRQESLEPLEGSSVEIVEKVLSSGQSVKEVFWHSSKDFKDLKHEFTNRVEYVKQDRNCTLKMNQLRKKDSGEYRLRVVYTSNRISGRPGVVLNVTDLQVRLSHYAGSSEERTTVTLSCITSCTLSNSPTYLWYKNRQPVTDKLTKHNKLYLFFSEDAGNYSCAVKGREDLRSPEQTVRQNQAVVWKLYAVWGAAAALVPASLSSYRRPVC; translated from the exons ATGACCTGTTACCATTTCAGGTGTTGGAAGGAGCTGTATGAGGGTGACCTACCCAGACAAGAGAGTTTGGAACCTTTGGAAGGGTCTTCAGTGGAAATTGTGGAAAAAGTGCTTTCCAGTGGACAGAGTGTTAAAGAAGTATTCTGGCATTCTTCTAAGGACTTCAAGGACCTGAAGCATGAGTTTACTAATCGAGTTGAATATGTGAAGCAAGACAGAAACTGCACTCTGAAAATGAACCagctgagaaagaaagactctGGAGAATATCGGCTTAGAGTAGTTTATACATCTAACCGAATCTCGGGTAGACCTGGAGTGGTTCTTAATGTTACAG ATCTGCAGGTAAGACTGAGTCACTATGCAGGGTCATCAGAAGAACGGACGACAGTAACGCTGAGCTGCATCACCTCCTGCACTCTGTCCAACAGCCCCACTTACCTGTGGTACAAGAACAGACAGCCTGTTACTGATAAACtcaccaaacacaacaaactctacCTCTTCTTCAGCGAAGATGCAGGGAACTACTCCTGTGCTGTGAAAGGACGTGAGGATCTTCGCTCTCCTGAACAAACTGTTAGAC AGAACCAAGCTGTAGTGTGGAAGCTGTATGCTGTAtggggagctgctgctgcacttgttcctgcttctctctcttcttatcGCCGtcctgtgtgttaa